In the genome of Planococcus donghaensis, the window GATGCGCGGCATGTCGGATCATTCTTACGAGTCGTATGTTTTGGGACAAAAGAGCAATGGCTATCTAATCCAACAAACCATCACGACACTCGATGCCACAGTTCGCGCAATTGCGGATGATTCTATTGAGGATGCGGACATCTCGTTCTGGGATACACTTTCTTACCAAGAAAATCGTACATCTGAGTGAGAAATGAATATGTAAAGAAAGAGTTACACTATCAATCTTAATGTTAAAGGTATTTAAATGTTAATAAGGATGTAAAAAAAGCGTTCGTAAATGTATATGAAAAATGTGGACGTTCGTAAACGTGTCTATACGTTTACGAACGTCCTTTTTCGTAGTTCTGGCCAAATTTTAGAGCGTTCGTAAAAGTGTACTTTTACGAACGGTTTGAAAGTTTAATTAAAAGTGTTTTGAATCTCTTTTGGGACTAGAAGCAACCTCTTTCTACTGGATATATATGTTAAAGTTAAATAAGGGAAGTATGGTTGTTTAGTAACGAGCTACTTCTATAAAACTTTACTGGATAAAAGGAGAAGTCATATTGAAAACCACTATTCAGCCGTCAAATGATCAGATGAAAAAATGGATTGAACAATATGTGCCTGCAAAAGACCTGTTCTTTGTTAAAGAAGAGCACGTCTCTTTATTTGAAGAAGAGATTTTGCAGGCATTGTTTATTCCGGAAGAAGAGTTTTTCAATCATGCATCTTACAAACAAATTCAGCTGGCAAACAGCTACGAGTACTGTAATTTGTCGAAAGAAGTTGAATTTGTGATTCTAGCTCATGCAAATTGGATTACAAAAATAGCTCCTGCTAAAAAAGAAATACTTTTGCAGATTCAGGTGCAGATGAATAGAGGTTTGATTTTCCCACGATCCTATTTTCCGATAGGATCGCTCCCTCTGAATGAAAAGGGTGTAATAAATTCAGAGGGTGAATCGGTTGTTTTGTACGCTGATCTGTGGGAAAAAACATCGTTTTCTGCGAAGGCACAATTGCTAAAGAAGTATGCACAGCAATGGGATGATTGGGGAAGCGAAGAAGTGCCAGTTTATCTCCCAAGAATAATTAAGAAATACGCAAACACTTTTCCAATCGAAGCAGGTAGCAATTGCTTGTCTGCAACCCTCTTTGCCATTTCACAGCAAGAATGGATGATTCATGAGTGGATACACCCTCAAACGTTTATAAAAAAATTGCGGATGACACATCACCTTATTAAATCAGAAGAGCTGATTGAAGGGGATGTGGCTGTATGGGAAACCGACGAAGGTCAAATTCAGCATGCTTCTTTTCATGTAGGGAACAAGCTTTTCTTTAACAAGAACGGACAAACCTTTTTCAACCCTTGGAAAATCATTGGTTTTGATAAACTTCAAGCTGAGTGGAGTCAATATTCTCTGAAGCTCTATCGCCAGAAATAAATAAAAATAACTTTACTAAAGCTTTTATTTTGCTAAGTTGAATGTAACTTAAGTGCAGTTAAGTTATATTCAACTTTTAAGACAGGAGTGGTTAGAGATTAGCGAAAAAAATAGATTGGTTAAAATAGTCCCTCGGCTTACCCATATGGAAATTTTTCTTGAAGCAATAGTCTCACATCCAGAGAACAGCAGGAAAGAGCTATTCCTAGAAATATTTAATCTTTCAGAAGAAGAATTAGAAACGATAGCGTTCTTTGGAATATTTAATTTAGAAAGTGAGATAGGAATACTTGAAACCCAATTAAATAAGCTGCGCAGCCTTGCTTATGAAGACTTTATAAAGGATGAATTAACGCTTCTCCAAAAAGAATTCCCTGTTTCGAAAGCAGTCGAATTTGAGTTGTTCATTCTTGATGAACAGGATCGATTTGTCAGAGAAAAGCTTGGAGGTGTTTCAGCATTCACTGACTGGAGTGGCAAAATGTTTTTCGCAGTTCTTCCTGACGCTCAAGTTCGTTCAACCCTAAAGTCAGTCATTAACCACGAATATCATCATCATTGGCGAACACATGCCTTAACTATTACTGAACAGAATCAGACACTAATGGACCGATTGATATTAGAAGGTTTAGCGGAACATTTTGTGAAAATCAGATTAGGTGACGCCTATCTTGGTCCTTATAAAGATGCACTAACCGAAAAACAAGCCAAAAATTTATGGGAAAGTACATACAAATTATGTCGCAACGAACTAGGTGAAAGAACTGACATCTACATGTTCGGAAGCAAAGAAGGAAACTTGCCTTTTTGGGGCGGTTATTCGCTGGGATACTACCTTGTAAAATGGTATCTAGAGAGAAACGAAGGCAGCTCAATTGAATATATGACGGCTTTGTCTAGTGAAAAATTTTCATTTTAAGCTTTACCTTCTGCAAATCGATATTTTCTTTGGAGGAAGATCATAGCACTATTGTTTAAACTGAATGTAACTTAATGTGAATTAAGTTACATTCACATTAGGAGTTCAAGCAAAGTTATTAGAAATGAGGATATCGATTATGAAGTTGGCATGGGCAATATATTTAGTCGGATTAGTGCTCGTAATAATATATTTCAATACGGGCTCCACGGTAGCTTTTGTAATAGGATTAGGACTGCAGCTTATAGGGTTTGTTATTCAAACGATTAATAAAAAGAAAGCTAATGAAAAAATCAATATGAGTTGATAAATGATTGGCGAGTAGATGTTCTGAATGTAACTTAATAGCAATTAAGTTACATTTAGAACAAAGGAAATACTGATTTTTTATAAAAGAAAAAGGACCTTTAAAATGGCCCTTTCACTAAAATGTGGTTTTAATTTATCAATCGATTAGCTGTTTTACAACGGCCATTTCTTTGCCAAACCGATCTCCATGGTTCTCAAATCCCAAACTCGCATATAAATTATGGGCATTCAAGTTGGCTGGGTGATAGCCGACCACAATTTTTGTGGCATTCAGTGATTTGGCCATCTCAGTAATCATCAATTTAGTTGCAGCTTTCCCGATTCCTTGGCCTTGGAAGGCTTTGTCTACCATTATTCGGTATACCCAATAGCCGTCAAGTTCCTCCGGTACAGAGTTATACATCAAAAAGCCAACCGTTTTATCGCCTGTGTAGATGGCATAAGGTTTTAAGCTAGTTTCAAACTTTGACTGAGCGATCGATACGGCATTTGGTTCCATGTATTGCGTTTGTTCTTCAGATACCTCTAGTTCACAGCAGTCATACCAGTTTTCTTTGTTTAATTCGACGATTTTCACATTTTCTGTATTCATAATTTTCCCCTTTCGATTTTCGGGGAACGCGAAATAGAAAAGTTAATTAGGCGTTATCCCCTTGTACTCATTGATGGTAACGGTGATTGTGTTTGTCATAATGAACGCCTCCTCAAATAGCTATGGCCCGTTTAATGAAATTTCCGAGCCTTTTGATTATAGCAGTTAACATTGCCCTTTTCTAGGCATTTCAAGAATAATATACCAATAACGAATCAGGGATTTGAATGTAACATAAGTCTAATTAAGTTACATTCAGTTCCCCGATTTTACTGACTTCACCAGAAAATCATTTCAAACTATTTTCATTAGAAAAAATGATACATTCAGAATGCTATTCTGTAAGCTTTTAAAGCATAAATCTCAAAAGGAATGGGATTAGATATACGAACGCATCTAGTGCCTTTTGATATAGATGGCATAAAATTAAATGGTAACTTACCGGAACTGTTGAAAAATAGAACAGAGCTTTGTATGGTTTAACGGCCTTAAAAATCTAAAGGGGTGATAGACTTTGGCCAAGATTTACATAAGTCAGGAAGATTGGGGATCGGAAGAAGAGTTTATTATATTTAATGATTCTCAGAAGGTTTCGAAATGGTATATCGGACCTTCAGATTATGAAGACTATGCTGATAGAACCCGTGAATTCTTGTCTGAATTTATCTGCATGCAGGATTCGTTCCCCGTTTTTCTCACCTTTGAACCTTACATTGATCAAGCAGTAAAGCTTGAAAAGTTGCTTAACGACAATGCGATTTCTTATACTTCTCGTGTAGAAGGTATTGGAAGCAGAATGTTTCCCGTTTTCACGATCACGCTGAAGGATGTACAAGATTTGCAGCTTGTCTTAGAAGAGACGTTTTGGATGGCAGCTGCCAATCAATTTTTCGCCTTTTCCTTTACCGATAACTGCACGTACAAATTGGCTATGAAAAAAACAGTAATGAGAAAAGAGAAGCCTTATATGTTGCCTTCCTTTCAAATGGAGGAAAATTCTACAGTTATAACAACTTGGCATGATGGGCAAGGGTTTAATCTTTATACGAGTAATGAACGATACAAAACATTAGAAAGACTCATTAGCCATTTGCCTACAAGTACAATAGTAGAAAATGAATAGTCGGAGGGAAGGGGTTATCCTCGCATAGGATAAGTTTAAGAAGATATTTTGGACTGAGCTATTAGTTTACATATCATGAGTTATCAGAAGTTAAATCAACTCTCATGACGAGCTCAAAAGAAAAAATGTTAAGAGGTTCTGAAATTTGTATTCAGAGAGGATGAGGGAGGTATGGAACGTTCTCATGCGAAGAAGCGAAAGTTCATCTCGATAGATTTAACAAAAGGCAGAAGTAAATTTGATACCAGCAAAATGAATGAATGGTCACCAGAGGAATGGGCAGCTTTCGTCGGAACTGAAGAAGATCATCATCTAGAAATACCCTTGTTGAATACAGAAAAATATCGTTTTCTTATAGTCTCTATTTCTATAAATGAAGTCACCAAAGCATTCACGCTTGAAATTCAAATGGAAAACAAGACAGAAAAGGATATTCGTATTGAGGTTGCAACGTTGAAAATTGATGAGGCCCTTTTTGATGTATCAAAAACCGAGCCTTTTTTCATCAAAGCGCATGCACAGAAAGAAGGTCAAATTACTGTCATCATCTCCGGAGATTATCTGGAGTTCTTCAAAAATTCGATTTCCTTGAGCTTCGATATTAAAGAGGTAGAGACAGACAATTGGCTCGAGGGATATGAAGTGGTTGTGCAAGTGTATTGATGTTCCGGATTAATTATGAAGTTAACATATGACGAATTATCAGAAGTAAGTACCAACTAGTGAGCAGACTATATGACAATGTTATACTGTTCCTAGTTCGTTAAAATGTGCTTTACAAAGTGGGAGGTTCCATATGGAAGTCATATATATTGCGGGTGGATGTTTATGGGGAGTACAAGCGTTTATCAAAACCTTGCCTGGAGTAAAGGCGACAGAAGCAGGACGAGCAAATGGGACGAGTCCTACACTTGATGGGAACTATGATGGCTACGCGGAATGTGTGAAAACAGAGTTTGACCCAGAAATGTTGACGATTCGAGACTTGATGGCGTATGTATTTGAAATCATTGATCCTTATAGTTTAAATCGGCAAGGGCAAGATGTTGGGGAAAAATACAGAACAGGCATGTATAGTGAAAATCCAAAGCATTTAGAAGAGGTAAAAGCATTTATTCGTGAGAGAAGCGATAGTGAACGCATCGTTGTTGAAGTGCTACCGCTTTTGAATTATGTGAAAAGTGCGGAAGAACATCAAGACCGACTAACGAGATGTCCCGATGATTATTGTCATATCCCAGAAGCGTTGTTAAGTAAATATAAATAGGGTAATGTACGTTCTTACCAAAAAAGAAGCTCCAGTGAGAGCTTCTTTTTTATTTCATAAATAGTATTCGAAGTAAAGCAGGCTTTATATTCTGGAAGAAGTAAAGTATGCTTCACGTAAAGTGAGCTTTGTATAAAGGGATAAAATATGGAGCATCGGATGAAAGAGCTAAGAACATCTTTTTGGTATACACAAGAGCAGCTATCTGAGAAATTAGGTGTTTCGAGACAAACAATCATTTCAATTGAGAATGGACGCTACAAACCGTCATTGGAATTAGCGTATAAAATCGCTACTTTATTTCAACTTTGTATTGAAGATGTGTTCATATTTGAGAAAGGGAGTGAATAAGCATGGAAACAAACCAACTGTTAGGTTTATTGGGATTATTGCTCGGAGCCACGGGAGGACTGTTTGGACTGTGGTGGGGACGGAAGAAAGCTGCCGAAAACAGAGGACTCGATGAGCGGTACACAAGTATCACTACGAAAGCTTTAGCAAATGCCTGGAAGATCACATTAGTAGCCTTATATATTCACTTCATCTTTGTGATTTTCGGAATGGAGTTAGCAGCAATTGAGGTAGTAGGTACGTTGCTAATGATTCATTTAACTGGTTGGGCAATTTCTACGGTGTATTATAATTTTAAACTTTAAATAGACTGAAATGCATTTCAATAATCTATCCAAAGAAGAGCTACACCTTAATAGCTCTTTTTTGGATTTAGTTGTTTCTAAAGGTGAAAAATGAATATACAGCAACAAATTAAGCTATTATAATTAAATTTCAGGCATTGCCAGTTTAAAATCTCAACATTCCAAAGATTATAACTTCTAATATATTACATAAATATTTCACAATTAGAATAAATTGAAATACTGCTGTAACAGAATAAAGATTCCGAACTGTTATACTGAGCATGTTGCATTAAAATAGATGCTTTTGTGTTATGTCAATTGAACATTTAACTTACACATAGATGAAACAATCGTAATTATTGAAAGGGGATAAAACACGTGATATCGAAATGGCTAGCAACTAGTTTATCCTCTGTATTAGCTTTATCAATCTTGATACCGACAGCTAACGCAGATACATTAAATGAATTAGAACAGAAACAGCAAGAAACAGAGCAACAAAAAAGTGAATTAACTTCTGATATTAGTGAAAAAGAGGGACAAATCAATCAAAACGTATCAAAGTTAGACCAATTAACAGCGAAAATCGAAGAATTGAACAAACAAATTACGGGTACAGAAACAAAAATCAGTGATGTTCAAGCGAAAATCGATAAAACTAAAATAGAAATTGACGAGCTGAAAAAGTCAATTGAAGAACTTGAACAAAAAATAGCAGAACGTGAAGAGTTGTTGAGAGAACGAGCGCGTGCTATCCAGTTAAGTGGCGGTTCTGTAGATTACATAGATGTCTTACTTGGCGCAAATAGTTTTATTGATTTTATTGATCGTTTTTCTGCAGTGAATACGTTAATAGAAGCAGATAGAGAGATCATGCGAGAACAAGCGGCAGATAAAAAGCTGCTAGCTGAACAAAAAGAACAAGTAGAGTCTAAGTTAGCTGAACAAGAATCTCGGCGTTTAGAATTGGTTGGATTAAAAGCTTCACTCAGCAGTAAAAAAGCAGAACAAGCACAAGCTGTTCAAAACTTAGAAAAAGAACAAAAACGACTGGCAGCTGAAAAAAATGAGTTAGAATTTGAGCATGCCGAAGTTCTTGAAGTTAGCGCAGATTTGGAAAAACAAATCATGAACGAACAAGCTCGTTTAGCTGAAATTGCTAGAAAAGAAGAAGAGGAACGTCAACGAAAAATTGCTGCTGAAAAAGCTGCAGCAGAGGCTCGTGCAAAAGCAGAAGCAGAAGCGGCTGCTAAAGCCGCAGCAGAAGAAAAAGCTCGTGCACAAGCTGCAGCAGAGGCAGAAGCACAGGCTCAAGCTAAAAGTAGTGCCAAAGCGGAATCAGTAAGCAAGCCGAAAGCACCAGCACCTGCTGTGACTCCACCTGTAAAAGTAGAAGTTGCGCCACCAGCACCAGCACCTAGTGCGATGTTTATTTGGCCAGCTTCTGGACGACATTCTTCAGGTTTTGGTGGACGTGATATTGGTGACGGTGCCGAATCACATCTGGGACAAGACATTGCCAATGTAACGGGTACACCAATCTCTGCGGCGGCAACTGGTTATGTTTCCTATGCCGGTAACATGGGTGGTTATGGTAACGTAGTAATTTTAACGCACTCCATTAATGGCCAAACGTATGCGACTGTTTATGCGCATATGAGTGCTATCAATGTTTCATCTGGACAGGCCGTTTCACAAGGTCAAAACGTTGGACTCGTTGGCAGTACAGGACGATCTACCGGGCCGCATCTTCATTTTGAAATCCATGTTGGTCCGTGGAATGGTGCTCGCTCAAATGCAGTGAATCCAATGAATTTCTTCTAAAATAGTTACAAAAGGAAAGATTTAACCCGACCCGAAGCACTTTAAAAGTGCGCCGGTTCGGGTTTTTTTATATTTCTGTTCGATGAATTTGTTTATTTCCGATTAATCCGACTGGCTTTGGGTATAGAAGTAAAAGGCTGTAAAGCAAATTAGTAAATTGTTTGCAGAGTCAACAAAAGGAGGATGTGGCGTGGAGAATTCAATCAAAGCTTTTGTGTTCGATGTTTACGGAACCTTGTTCGATGTTACGGCGATAAAAAAAGAATGTGAGGAATTATATCCTGGATACGGTGAGAAGATCAGTCAGACTTGGAGATCTAAGCAAGTTGAATACTTTATGTTGCGCCAGTTGATGGGCAATTATGCCACGCTTTATGCCATTACACATGATGCATTAAAATATGCACTAAATGAAAATGACTTGCAGGCAAGTAAAGAAAACGAGCAAAAGTTATTGGATGCCTATCTGCATTTACCGCTTTACTCAGAATCGAAAGAAGTTCTTACGCAGTTAAAGGATAAAAACTTAGTGGTTTTTTCAAATGGCTCTCACGATATGCTGGATCCATTAGTTAAAAATGCTGGTTTAGAAGAGTTGTTTGATCAAGTGCTGAGTATTGACGACGTGAAGCAATTTAAACCAACACCGGCATCTTATCAATATGCATTAGAACAACTTGGAATCGAAAGCCATGAAGTTCTTTTCATGTCGTCTAACGGCTGGGATGTATCGGGGGCGAAAAGTTTCGGATTCCAAACAGCTTGGATCAACCGAAAAGGAATGCCAGTTGAAGAGCTCGACCTAGAGCCGGATTATATATTTGATGATTTAACTGGATTGTTAAAGTGGAAGTAACGTTTACTTGATTGTTTTTTAAAATAAGGAGGAAACTACCTATGACAACATTACAACTCGGTGATAAAGCACCACAATTTGAATTACCATTAGCAGAAGGTGGTACTTATTCTTTGGAACAAGATTTAACGGATCGTCCAGGTTGGAGATTTTTGGTCTTTTTCAGAGGGTCATGGTGCCCAGTATGTAACCAAGATTTAAAAGAAATTCAAGAAAGCCTTTCTTATTTTGAAGGAAAAGGCGTTTATTTTACGGCTCTATCAACAGATAGCCAAGAAAATTCGTTAGGGATGAAAAATGAGCATAGCTTAAGCTTTCCGCTCCTGTCTGACCTTACAACAGATTTATTAGACCAGTACGGTGCTTATTACCATGGAGAAGATGCACCATATGAAGATCATGGAATCCACGGGGAAGCTGCTCATTATTTGCTTGATGAAAAAGGGGATATTCTTTATCAACAGCAGCAAACGAGCCCTTATGGACGTCCAAGCGCAACAGAACTTCGTAAAGTTGTGCAGTATATTAAAAAGAATTTAAAGTGATATAAATCACTTAAGACGACCTTGCCTATTGATGGGGCAAGGTCTCTTTTGTGTGTTAGCCATAAAGTGGTAAAACGTGCAAATTGTCCAGTGTTAATTGTAAAATAATAGAACGGATAACAAGAGCTTAAATGGGCACTTTTTTCATTGAAGGAGGACTGTTATGAAGCGTACGAAAGAAAATTGGGTTAATGGGAACGGCGTTATCCATACGCCATTTTATTACGGCTGGGTCATTGTCATTCTCGCGGGATTGTCTCACTTTTTTTCTGGACCTGGACAAACATATTCAAATGCCATTTTTATAGATTATTACATAGAAGAATTTGGTTGGAGTCGCTCGACCGTGTCCGGTATTTATTCTTCAGCAACACTTCTGGCAGGATTTTTATTGTTTATCATTGGTCGAATGATTGATAAAGTCGGTGCACGAAAAATGGCAATTGCGGTTTCTTTAATTTTAGCAGCAGCCAGTATATTTAATAGTTTCGTAGTCAATTGGGTAATGTTGTTTATGGGCTTTTTCGCTATACGGCTGTTTGGACAAGGCTCGATGACGCTCGTTCCAAATGCGTTAGTGCCACAATGGTTTATCCAAAAACGAGGCCGTGCACTTGGGTTAGCAGCGTTAGGTGGGATGATTGGATCGGCTGCATTTCCATTGATCAATGTTTGGCTAATTGAAGCATACGGCTGGCGGACGACTTGGCAAATTCTTGGCGCATCAATCCTGGTTATTTTTACGCCATTAGCCTATTTCTTTATCCGAAATCGGCCAGAAGATATTGGCTTACTGCCGGATAATGGACCTTCAGCAAGAGAAGAAGATCGACAAAAGCCTTTATCTTCAGATATTAGTTGGACGGTAAAAGAAGCGAAAAAAACTCGCTCTTTTTGGCTCCTTTTGTTTTGTGTAGTGGTTCCTGCTTTGGTTAATACGGGAATGACTTTCCATTTGGTGTCTATTTTTTCGATTCAATCATTAGCACCTGAAACAGCGGCAACTGTCTTGAGTTTAATGGCAATTATCGGTTTTCCGGTCACGTTTCTGGCAGGTTATTTGCTTGATAAAATACGCGTCCAGTGGATGTTAGCTTTTGTTTTTGTTGGGGAAATTGCCTCGATTTTCTTATTGAAAGAAGCAGACCTGTTTTCCGGCGCGATTCTGTTTGCGGTTGTATGGGGCTTTATGTTGGGAATTGAACGAGTAACTTTGAGTGTCGTATGGCCGAATTATTTTGGTCGACAATACCTTGGTAGCATTACCGGTATTTCAATGGCCTTTATGGTCGTTGGTTCTGCTCTCGGACCGTTACCGTTCGGCTTGTTTTACGATTTCTTTGGTGGCTATAAAGAAGTGTTATGGGCTATTATGATTTTCCCGCTACTCGGTATTGTGGCGGCGTTACTAGCAAATCCGCCAGAAAAAAAGGAAATAGAAAACTAAGCTAAAAAAGCAGAAAAGAGCATGTGCTCTTTTCTGCTTTTTTAATTGCTTGCATGTTTTTTTTCAATGGCTAATAAAAAAGGGGGGGAATGTTGCTGGTTGATAAATTCGTATTTCAGCACATCAAACGTTTTTTGTGGGAGCGAGGAAACGAATTCCATAACGGCATCACGTTCTTCGCTGCCACCTTCGTGTCCACTGTATACGACAACTAACAAAACGCCTTTTATTTTCAAAAGATCTAAACATTGTTCGAGAGCAGCAAGCGTACTTTTTGCTTTCGTAATAATAGAGTGATCACCTTTTGGCAAATAGCCAAGATTGAAAACAGCAGCTGCAATAGGTTCTGATACATAATCTTTTATTTTTGCGTGACTGTCGTGAATTAGCTCGACATGGTCAAATTCTTGGACTCGCTCTCGCGTTGCATGTATTGCTTCTGCTTGAATATCAAAAGCGAAAACTTTTCCGTTTGCTCCAGTTAAACTTGCAAGAAAGTGTGTATCATGTCCGTTGCCAGCAGTGCCGTCAATAGTTACATCTCCCGGAGAGATTGCTTGTTCAAGCAATGATTTTGTAAAAGGCAATACGCGTTGTATCGTCATGAAGTCACACTCCCTGTAGCCCGTTTCCCTTGCCAGCTTTCGCGGCGTGCAAGTTCTGCATCAATGCCATTTAAGACGTCCCATTTGTTGGCGCTCCACATCGGCCCAATCATTAAGTCTATCGGCCCATCACCTGTAATGCGTTGAACAACCATTTCAGGTGGCAGCACTTCAAGTTGGTCGGCGACTAAGTTAATGTATTCTTGCTTTTCTAGAAACTCAACCATGCCTTTTTCGTATTGCTTGACCATTGGTGTGCCTTTTAATAAATGCAACAAGTGAATTTTAATGCCTTGTACATCGAGTTTTGCTACTTCACGCGCGGTTTCCATCATCATGTCTCGGTCTTCTAGTGGCAAGCCGTTGATGATGTGTGTACATACGCGAATGCCGCGCTTGCGTAATTTCGTCACACCTTCTACATAAGTATCGAAGTCATGCGCACGGTTGACCAAAAGGGCCGTTCGCTCATGAACCGTTTGCAATCCAAGTTCGACCCATAAATACGTCCGTTCGTTTAATTCGGCCAAATAATCCACAACGTCATCTGGCAAACAGTCGGGACGTGTTGCGATGCTTAAACCGATAACATTTTCTTGCTCGAGTGCCGCTTCAAACTTTTCTTTAATCACGGGTAACGGCGCATGTGTATTGGTATAAGCTTGAAAGTACGCCATGTATTTGGCATCTTTCCATTTGCGATGCATTTTTTCTTTAATTTGATCAAACTGCTTAGGAATCGAGTCAACTCGGTCTCCAGCAAAATCACCAGATCCTGCAACGCTGCAAAACGTACAGCCCCCGTGTGCAACTGTGCCGTCCCGGTTTGGACAATCAAACCCGGCATCTAAAGCGATTTTCATGACCTTAAAACCAAAATGATCGCGCAAATGGCGATTCCATGTATAATAACGTTTTCCATCAGATGAAAAAGGAAACTCTATATTCAATCGAAACAACTCCTCAAAAGCCATTGTAGCATGACGACAAAACGGCAAACAATGCTTGTTGATTGCGCAATTGATTTTTATGAATATTGCGTTTAGAGCAATAGTTTGTTTAAATTAAAATGGAAGCGTTTTAATAATGAATTTAAGTGGATGAGTCAGAGGAGGCATAATGGAATGAAACCGATTTACAGTTCTGCAAAAGAAGCAGTTGAACAAATTCAAGACGGTGCCACAATTATGGTAGGCGGATTTGGGTTAGTAGGAATACCTGAACAGCTTATTTTAGCACTAGTTGATAAAGGGGTAACCGATCTGACCGTCATTTCCAATAACTGTGGAGTAGACGAATGGGGTCTTGGCCTATTATTGAAAAACAAACAAATTAAAAAAATGATCGGTTCCTATGTAGGAGAAAACAAAGAATTCGAGCGCCAAGTGTTATCAGGCGAAATCGAAGTTGAATTGACTCCGCAAGGAACATTAGCTGAAAAAATGCGCGCAGGCGGAGCTGGAATTCCAGCTTTCTTTACACCAGCTGGCGTAGGCACAACTGTTGCAGAAGGTAAAGAAATTCGTGAATTTGATGGCAAAGAATATGTGCTTGAACACGCATTACGAGCTGACTTTGCATTAGTGAGAGCGCATAAAGCGGATAAAATGGGCAACCTTGTTTACAACAAAACCGCACAAAACTTTAACCCGCTTGCTGCAGCGGCTGGGAAAATTACCATTGCAGAAGTAGAAGAAATCGTGGAAATCGGGGACATTAATCCGAATCACGTTCAAACACCAAGCATTTATGTACAAGGCTTGCTTCAAGCACACCAAGAAAAACGGATCGAACGTCTTACAACACGCACGGTTTAAGAAAGGGTGGAGAAAATCTTGGATAAACAATTAGTCAGAGAGCGCATTGCA includes:
- a CDS encoding redoxin domain-containing protein; translated protein: MTTLQLGDKAPQFELPLAEGGTYSLEQDLTDRPGWRFLVFFRGSWCPVCNQDLKEIQESLSYFEGKGVYFTALSTDSQENSLGMKNEHSLSFPLLSDLTTDLLDQYGAYYHGEDAPYEDHGIHGEAAHYLLDEKGDILYQQQQTSPYGRPSATELRKVVQYIKKNLK
- a CDS encoding murein hydrolase activator EnvC family protein, producing the protein MISKWLATSLSSVLALSILIPTANADTLNELEQKQQETEQQKSELTSDISEKEGQINQNVSKLDQLTAKIEELNKQITGTETKISDVQAKIDKTKIEIDELKKSIEELEQKIAEREELLRERARAIQLSGGSVDYIDVLLGANSFIDFIDRFSAVNTLIEADREIMREQAADKKLLAEQKEQVESKLAEQESRRLELVGLKASLSSKKAEQAQAVQNLEKEQKRLAAEKNELEFEHAEVLEVSADLEKQIMNEQARLAEIARKEEEERQRKIAAEKAAAEARAKAEAEAAAKAAAEEKARAQAAAEAEAQAQAKSSAKAESVSKPKAPAPAVTPPVKVEVAPPAPAPSAMFIWPASGRHSSGFGGRDIGDGAESHLGQDIANVTGTPISAAATGYVSYAGNMGGYGNVVILTHSINGQTYATVYAHMSAINVSSGQAVSQGQNVGLVGSTGRSTGPHLHFEIHVGPWNGARSNAVNPMNFF
- a CDS encoding DUF2268 domain-containing putative Zn-dependent protease (predicted Zn-dependent protease with a strongly conserved HExxH motif) — its product is MQLSYIQLLRQEWLEISEKNRLVKIVPRLTHMEIFLEAIVSHPENSRKELFLEIFNLSEEELETIAFFGIFNLESEIGILETQLNKLRSLAYEDFIKDELTLLQKEFPVSKAVEFELFILDEQDRFVREKLGGVSAFTDWSGKMFFAVLPDAQVRSTLKSVINHEYHHHWRTHALTITEQNQTLMDRLILEGLAEHFVKIRLGDAYLGPYKDALTEKQAKNLWESTYKLCRNELGERTDIYMFGSKEGNLPFWGGYSLGYYLVKWYLERNEGSSIEYMTALSSEKFSF
- a CDS encoding GNAT family N-acetyltransferase, coding for MNTENVKIVELNKENWYDCCELEVSEEQTQYMEPNAVSIAQSKFETSLKPYAIYTGDKTVGFLMYNSVPEELDGYWVYRIMVDKAFQGQGIGKAATKLMITEMAKSLNATKIVVGYHPANLNAHNLYASLGFENHGDRFGKEMAVVKQLID
- a CDS encoding helix-turn-helix transcriptional regulator, translated to MEHRMKELRTSFWYTQEQLSEKLGVSRQTIISIENGRYKPSLELAYKIATLFQLCIEDVFIFEKGSE
- a CDS encoding peptide-methionine (S)-S-oxide reductase — encoded protein: MEVIYIAGGCLWGVQAFIKTLPGVKATEAGRANGTSPTLDGNYDGYAECVKTEFDPEMLTIRDLMAYVFEIIDPYSLNRQGQDVGEKYRTGMYSENPKHLEEVKAFIRERSDSERIVVEVLPLLNYVKSAEEHQDRLTRCPDDYCHIPEALLSKYK
- a CDS encoding haloacid dehalogenase type II; this translates as MENSIKAFVFDVYGTLFDVTAIKKECEELYPGYGEKISQTWRSKQVEYFMLRQLMGNYATLYAITHDALKYALNENDLQASKENEQKLLDAYLHLPLYSESKEVLTQLKDKNLVVFSNGSHDMLDPLVKNAGLEELFDQVLSIDDVKQFKPTPASYQYALEQLGIESHEVLFMSSNGWDVSGAKSFGFQTAWINRKGMPVEELDLEPDYIFDDLTGLLKWK
- a CDS encoding MFS transporter; translation: MKRTKENWVNGNGVIHTPFYYGWVIVILAGLSHFFSGPGQTYSNAIFIDYYIEEFGWSRSTVSGIYSSATLLAGFLLFIIGRMIDKVGARKMAIAVSLILAAASIFNSFVVNWVMLFMGFFAIRLFGQGSMTLVPNALVPQWFIQKRGRALGLAALGGMIGSAAFPLINVWLIEAYGWRTTWQILGASILVIFTPLAYFFIRNRPEDIGLLPDNGPSAREEDRQKPLSSDISWTVKEAKKTRSFWLLLFCVVVPALVNTGMTFHLVSIFSIQSLAPETAATVLSLMAIIGFPVTFLAGYLLDKIRVQWMLAFVFVGEIASIFLLKEADLFSGAILFAVVWGFMLGIERVTLSVVWPNYFGRQYLGSITGISMAFMVVGSALGPLPFGLFYDFFGGYKEVLWAIMIFPLLGIVAALLANPPEKKEIEN